The segment AGCCTCTGGGTATAGTCAATCAGCGGCTGGTGCAGCTCGGACAGATTGCAGACCTCTGCCGGCCAATAATTCATCTCCGCATTGATATTCAGCGTGTAATTGCTGCTCCATGGCGCCCGGGTATCCTGATTCCAGATGCCCTGGAGGTTCGCCGGCTGTGTGCCGGGACGGGAGCTGGCAATTAGCAGATAACGGCCGTAATGGAACAGAAGCTCCACCAGACCAGGATCGTTACTGCCGTAGGCGGCAATTCTCTGATCCGTCGGCATGCCCTCAGGAGCTAGGCTCTCTCCAAGATGCAGCTCTACCCGGTCAAACAGCTCCCGGTGATCGGCAACATGACGGTCCCGCAGCCCGGCATAAGGCTCATCGATGATGCGCTGTACCGCTTCTGCAGTCTGCTGCCGCACATCATAATCCGCCTTCACTGTGCCCGATTCCGCATCGAACGAGGTTGCCGCACTGAAGTATAGAACCGCTTCCGTTGCGCCGGTAACTTGGATACCGTCAGCAGTAGCTTCCAGACGGCCTCCAGTCTGGACCGCAGCCAGACGGCCGTGGAACTCCAGACTCCGGGGGGACTCTCCACCGTAACGGACCGGCTGATCGACTTCATAATAATTCGGTGCCACATATTCAGGAGCATGTCCGGTAATCGTGTAGTGCTCCCCGTCTGCTTCCGAACGGTGGCGGAGCGGACTGTCCAGCTTCGCCCGGAAGCTGAGCCGGTTCTCCTCGCTGGCCGTTAAGCGGACAATGATCGCCTGGTCCGGGTGAGAGGAGAAGACCTCCCGGGTATACCGGACACCGCCGATCACATAGGAGACGGTACCAACACCCGTGGACAAGTCCAGCTTCCGGCTATACTCCCCGTCTATGGTCTGCCCGTGCTCCATCGTAAGCAGCAGATCCCCCAGCGGCAGGTAGGACTGGGCGTAGGGGCCCATCATTTTTTTGCAGAGCTCATCTGCTTCTTCATTCCTGCCTTCCGCAATCAGCGCCCTTACCTCAGGGAGAACCTCGCGGGCCTCCGGATTATTCCAGTCTGTCTTGTACCCGGACCACAGCGTGTCCTCGTTCAGAGCCAGACGCTCCTTCTCAATGCCGCCAAAAATCATAGCCCCCAGCCGTCCGTTCCCGACTGGAAGCGCCTCCACCCAAAAAGTGGCAGGGGTATTAAATGAAATATTCATTGCGCAGCTTACCTCCATACACCGTAATTTCTAATCTGGCTGAACCCTTAATTCCTGATAAGTCCTGATAACCCTTTCATTATATAGGCATCTGTCAGGAAAGACGAATCCGCAGGCTATATTCCAGAGGAGTGATGAGTGTTACGATGACTTTCTGGCAGCCTTCGGGATAGCTCATCCCCCGGATATCGGCCAGGTGATGCTCATGACAGCCCTGCTCAAGCTCCATCCAGTCCTCCCCTGTGCTATAGCGGAGTGTTCCGGCGGTCCAGAAGGAAGCCTCGCTCATCCCCGGTACCGGCGTCAGCGCGGAGCCTTCAAGTCTGCCCTCGCTGCCGAAGAGCAGGACGATCTGGGTCAGCACATCTGCCGGAGACGGCGCTGAGAAGTGCAGATCCCAGCCACCTTCCCACTCGCTTACCTTCACGCAGACACTGCTCGTCTGGTTATGGGTAAGCGGCCGCTCGCCATGAGGCAGCAGATACCACGGGCTGGTAGGCAGGCCGGTCCGGGATGGCAGCTTGTCCGCAGGAATCGTGCCGTAATACCCCTTTCCGGCTACAGACTCCAGACGATAGCCGCCTGAAATCTCCGTCAGTGTATCCATCGTAATCAGTCCCGGCTCGAAGCTAGAAGCCAGCTGAACTCCCAGCATCCTTGCCCGCCCATGCCGCAGCGAGAACAGCGAGGAAGCCTCGGTCATCACGCTTACACTGGTATTCCCGCTGCGCACCCGGGCTACCGGAGCGCCGAATTCCGTATGCTGCTTGCTGTGGCGGACAGGCCCGCCGTAGCCGCCCTGCCCGATTCGGCCAATCAGCTCCTGACGCCCCCACGCACCATTAATTACCTTGCGGTAGCTGTCCGGCAATTCTCCCGGCGCGACTGAAGCCGCCTGCATCTGCGGATAGAGCAGGAACCCCAGCATAATCTGATTGGGCAGAGAACCCGGATGGATAACCGAGCGGCCTGCCAGCTCCGCGAGAGCCGCGAATTCCGGGTCTCGGTCATGCTCAGCCATCAGCTGATAGCACAGATAATAGTCAGCCAGCGAGTAGACGCTGCCGAAATCCTGCCGCCCCGAGTAATCGGTGACCACCTCACCATCCGGGTGAACCAGATATTTCATCATCCGCAGATTCAGGCGCACAGGCTCCAGCAGCTCAGGACGGTTCAGATCCTGCGCGGCGTAATAGAGCATAATGTCACTGACCGTATTGTAGATTCCGTTACTCCGCTCCGTCCATTCGCCGTCCGGCGTAATGTCCATCCCCTCCTGAAGCCATTCTCCGGCTCTTGCCTGCAGCTCCTCCAGGGCAAAGATCCGGTATAAAGACCCCAGCGCGGCAGTCAGCACCCAGCGGTGATTCGGGGTATGCACACCCCCGGTAAGCATTGCCGGAATCGTACGCTCCAGGAAGACTCTAATCTGATTCGTCACCGGCTTCAGCGGCGGCCAGCTCTGCCGCTCCAGCAGCGTAAGGATATTGGCTAATCCGACTACCACGAACGCCGTATCCGGCGGGGAATGATAATTCGTCCAGCCCGGCGAGATTGTACCGTCCTCATGCTGGAACCGCTGCATGAATACCATCCCCTCCTGCAGCTGGTCCAGGAGGACCAGATCCCGGTAGTATCGGGACTGCGGATTCACCAGCGCACCCGCCCAGGCCGCCAGACACTGGGCTGTGCCTGTGTGATTCGGCCAGGCTACGCCGCTCAGCGGATCACGCACGCCCCCGGAGTACCGGCTCTCCCGGTCAGTTATTTGCTGCTCCATGGATTCCTCTGTCCATTTGTCATTAATGATCGTTATCTTCTTGAACATCTGTCTGCTCACCCTTTCACCGCCCCGGTCATTACCCCCGAGACGAAGTATCTTTGCAGCCATGGATAGACGAGCAGAATAGGCACTGTGGCGAACATTACAGTAGCCGCCTTCAGACTCTCCGGCACAACCGTGCTGACCGCGTTCCCCTCCATTCTCATCAGATCGGATACCTGGCTGTTCTGGATCATATGATAGAGCTTCAACTGGAGCGGATACAGCTCCGGCTTCGTGATATACATCAGCGTGTCCTGGAATCCGTTCCATCTGCCGACGGCATAGAACAGACTTAAGGTAGCAAGCACGGGCGTGGATAACGGCAGAATGATACGGATCAGCGTCCCGAATTGGCTGCTGCCGTCAATCTCAGCAGATTCCTTGAGCGCGTCAGGAATACCCGCCAGAAAAGAAATCAGGATAATCATATAGAAGGGGCTGATCAGCCCGGGCAGCACCAGCGCCCAGATCGTATTCAGCAAATGCAGCTCACGTGTCAGAATATATTCTGGAATAATACCGCCGCTGAAGAACATGGTGACGACAATGAGGAACATGAAGATTTTACGGCCTTTCAGATCCTTCTTCGACAGGGCATAGCCCGCCGCAACCGTCATCATCATGCACAGCGCTGTGAACAGCACCGTCAGGAATATGGTGAAGACCAGTGAGCGGATCATAGCGGCATCACTGAACACTTTTTTATACGCCTCAATATTGAAATCCATAGGGAACAGAGTGATTCTGCCCGAAGCAATCGGGACCGTTCCGCTGAAGGATACCGCGAGGATATGCACGAATGGAATCAGACATGCCAGTACCGATAAGGTTAAGCAGATCACAATCCATGTGTCAAACGCCTTGTTAGCTGCTCTTTCATTCATAATGTACACTCCCGATCCAAAGGTTGATTATAGGATGCTCTCGTCTGTAAGCTTCTTGGAGATATAGTTCGCCGCCAGCAGGAACAGAAGTCCGACCACCGCCTGGAACAATCCAACCACCGTAGCCAGCGTATACTGCCCCGATTCCAGACCGATCCGGTAGACAAAGGTACTCAGCACATCCGAGTATTCCATAACCGCAAGGTTACCGATCACAAACGGCCGCTCGAAGCCAATCGAGATCATGTTGCCCAGATTAATGATCAGCAGCGTAACAATTGTCGGCTTGATCCCCGGAATCGTAATATGCAGAATGCGCTTGATTCTTCCGGCCCCATCGACCTCCGCCGCTTCGAACAGCTCTTTATTGATGCCTGCGAGTGCCGCCAGATAGAGAATCGTCCCCCAGCCAGCGCTCTGCCAGACACCAGTCAGCAGGTACGTGATCAGCCAATAATTTTTGTCAGAGAGAAAAGGAATGGCATCCAGCCCCAGACTCGTTAACAGGTTGTTAATCATCCCGGACTGCTGGCCAAAGAGCTGGTACACAATCCCGCCGATGATTACCCAGGAAATAAAATGCGGAATATACAGAATCGTCTGCGACAGCTTCTTGAACCAGACCACCTTCAGCTCAAATAGCATAATGGCAATAATCAAGGGGGCGGGAAAAGAAATGATCAAATCCAGAAAGTTCAGCATCAACGTGTTGCGTAAGGTTATATAAAAGTCCTGATTCGCAAATACCTCGCGGAATCCGTCAAGACCAATCCATTCACTGCCACCAATGCCTTTGAAGAAGTTGAAGTCCTTGAACGCAATCTGCACACCATACATTGGACCGTATTTGAAAATAATAAAGAACAGCATGGGTAAGATCAGCAATGTGTACATCTGCCAATTTCTGCGGAAATAACGGGTGTATCCCACAACGATTCCTCCTCCACTGTGCCCCTAAGGCTGTAAGGGGAAGCAGCCAAGACCAGCAGCCCTGCCGCTCCCCTCCCTCACGGACCTCGAATTCAATTATTTCTGCTCGCTGTAGGCAGCCTTGCGTTCATCCAGAATGGCCTGTCCGCCGCTCGACATGTAGTCCTTCAGCATACTCTCATAGGTAACTTCAAATTCGCTAGGGGAGACCATTGTAGATTTCACCATCAGCTGCTTGATTTTATCGCTAAGTGTCGTGCCGTATTTGCTCTCGGCCTCAATAGGACGGCTAGTGAATACCGGCTCAATCGGGTTAGTGGTGGAAATCGTCAGTGATTTCGCAATGATATCCTGATACTGGGTGCGGAAGCTCTTCACGAAGGCTTCATTATTCTTCTCCTGGCTCTCAAAAATCCGTCCGTTCGCAATAATCCCGATATCCCCGCCGCCAGACAGCTTGTTCGAGGATTCGACAGACAGATCCGGAATGGAGACCGGCACGCCGTCTTCCAGCTTGTAATGCTCGCCTTCAATCCCGTTCTGGATATATTGCAGATGACCATCTGTAGACATCCAGTCCAGATACTTAATTGCTTCCACCGCATGCTTGCTGGACTTGGGAATCATGATATACATCCCGTTCGGAGCAGATACCGGCTTGGCCGTCTTCCCCTCGCTGTTCGTGAACGGATCAATGGCGCTCAGCACAGCCTTCGGGTTATTCTTCGTCAGAACGTCATAAGTACCATCAGGGTAGAAGATCGCATCGTTATCATCGCTGAATGCGCCCACAAGCCCGTTCCCGATATTCTGTGTAAGGGTCTCTTTATTCTCATCCAAGGCAAAATCCTTGCTGATCAGCCCTTCGTTATACAGCTTGTTCATATATTGAATGGCATCCTTGAATCCGGGCAGCAGAATCGGGTAGTCCCGGGAGCTCAGGTTCTGTGTAAGCTCGAAGCGCTCCTGCTCGCTGACAGGCTTAATGAAGGACCAGACCAGCGAATCATACTGCGCCGCAGCAATCGTCATGCCCAGCGGAATCACCTTGCCGCCGGTTTCACCCGGATCTTTGGTTTTGAACGCGGTCAGTGTATTATATAGCTCCTCTGAGGTAGCCGGAACGGGAAGCCCCAGCTTATCCAGCCAATCCTGACGGATGAAGGAAGCATATTTACCTATCGTAGAGCGTTTGGCGGGAATGCTATACTGGACGCCATCGTATTGACCGTAGCGCAGAGTATCTTCCCCAAGGAACTTGGTCAGGTTCTGTCCGTGTTCTTGCAGCAGCGGAGTCAGATCCGTCAGCCCGCCCTGCTCGGCATATTTGTTGAAGGTCCCGGAATCATAGGTGAAGACGATATCAGGAACATCGGTTCCGCTGGCCATCAGCACATTAAGCTTGGTCACTTCTTCCGAGCGGGGGATAGGCACGAATTCCACATTAATATTGTTAGCCTTGCCGAAATTCTCTTTCACATAATTGGTGAGGAAATTATCAGATGCCGTAACACCGGCTGGCGCATTGCCACGGTCAAAAATTTCGATCTTCAAGCTGCCGGCTGGTGCTGCACCGTTGCCGCTTGCTCCACTGGAATCTTTAGACGAGCATGCAGACAATACCATGGATGACATAAGAACCGCTAAGAGACCGAGAGCCAACTTTCTTTTACCGTTATCATTTGTCATATTTCCTGTCACCTATCCCTTTCGATTTCTGATTTCAATCAGCCTGTTGTCTCTGTATGATGCTTACGGCTTGACCATGTGATGAATTATTACATCGTTTGCGGAATTCGACAATATACATGTTTCCTATTGAATTTTCATGAAAAAACCAATGAAATTGCAGCTTTTTTCATTCTGAATATACAATTATCGCAGGAATGCTTCACGAAAATTGTATCCATAAACCTAAATACCTAACTCATATATAACTAATCATGTTATGTATTTACTACCCATTGCACCAAACCTCCCACAATAATCAAAAAAAGCGCAAACCCGGAATCTGCTGAAGCCGGATTTACGCAATGCTTATTCATCTTTATGGAGCTTCAATTTGCGGTAATCTCCCGGGGTCATACCCGTAATACGCTTGAAGACCCGTCCGAAGGTAATGGAATTAGCATATCCAATCTGCAGGGCAATATCCTGTATGCTCTCAGAA is part of the Paenibacillus sp. FSL M7-0420 genome and harbors:
- a CDS encoding glycoside hydrolase family 95 protein, which translates into the protein MNISFNTPATFWVEALPVGNGRLGAMIFGGIEKERLALNEDTLWSGYKTDWNNPEAREVLPEVRALIAEGRNEEADELCKKMMGPYAQSYLPLGDLLLTMEHGQTIDGEYSRKLDLSTGVGTVSYVIGGVRYTREVFSSHPDQAIIVRLTASEENRLSFRAKLDSPLRHRSEADGEHYTITGHAPEYVAPNYYEVDQPVRYGGESPRSLEFHGRLAAVQTGGRLEATADGIQVTGATEAVLYFSAATSFDAESGTVKADYDVRQQTAEAVQRIIDEPYAGLRDRHVADHRELFDRVELHLGESLAPEGMPTDQRIAAYGSNDPGLVELLFHYGRYLLIASSRPGTQPANLQGIWNQDTRAPWSSNYTLNINAEMNYWPAEVCNLSELHQPLIDYTQRLAVNGSETARINYGARGWVAHHNADLWAQSAPVGGYGDGDPVWASWAMGGVWLTQHLWEHYAYSGDLSYLRETAYPVMKEAALFCLDWLIENPDGYLITSPSTSPEHKIVDGGKKYAVSEAATMDLSLIAELFTNCSLAAGLLELDGEFAAELEAARARLLPLQIGAGGRLQEWSADMEDEDVHHRHVSHLVGVYPGRSVTEKLVPELYEAARTSLEIRGDGGTGWSLGWKIGLWARFRQGDRAKQLISNLLTLVQPEAVNNERGGVYPNLFDAHPPFQIDGNFAATAGIAEMLLQSHQGYLELLPALPSSWSEGRVKGLRARGGYEVNLTWSAGVLGQAEVTAHLGGVCPMLAERPLEITRGEERQRVEPDSDGLVSIEMQTGERVSVRFA
- a CDS encoding carbohydrate ABC transporter permease, whose translation is MNERAANKAFDTWIVICLTLSVLACLIPFVHILAVSFSGTVPIASGRITLFPMDFNIEAYKKVFSDAAMIRSLVFTIFLTVLFTALCMMMTVAAGYALSKKDLKGRKIFMFLIVVTMFFSGGIIPEYILTRELHLLNTIWALVLPGLISPFYMIILISFLAGIPDALKESAEIDGSSQFGTLIRIILPLSTPVLATLSLFYAVGRWNGFQDTLMYITKPELYPLQLKLYHMIQNSQVSDLMRMEGNAVSTVVPESLKAATVMFATVPILLVYPWLQRYFVSGVMTGAVKG
- a CDS encoding ABC transporter permease, which translates into the protein MYTLLILPMLFFIIFKYGPMYGVQIAFKDFNFFKGIGGSEWIGLDGFREVFANQDFYITLRNTLMLNFLDLIISFPAPLIIAIMLFELKVVWFKKLSQTILYIPHFISWVIIGGIVYQLFGQQSGMINNLLTSLGLDAIPFLSDKNYWLITYLLTGVWQSAGWGTILYLAALAGINKELFEAAEVDGAGRIKRILHITIPGIKPTIVTLLIINLGNMISIGFERPFVIGNLAVMEYSDVLSTFVYRIGLESGQYTLATVVGLFQAVVGLLFLLAANYISKKLTDESIL
- a CDS encoding extracellular solute-binding protein, whose protein sequence is MTNDNGKRKLALGLLAVLMSSMVLSACSSKDSSGASGNGAAPAGSLKIEIFDRGNAPAGVTASDNFLTNYVKENFGKANNINVEFVPIPRSEEVTKLNVLMASGTDVPDIVFTYDSGTFNKYAEQGGLTDLTPLLQEHGQNLTKFLGEDTLRYGQYDGVQYSIPAKRSTIGKYASFIRQDWLDKLGLPVPATSEELYNTLTAFKTKDPGETGGKVIPLGMTIAAAQYDSLVWSFIKPVSEQERFELTQNLSSRDYPILLPGFKDAIQYMNKLYNEGLISKDFALDENKETLTQNIGNGLVGAFSDDNDAIFYPDGTYDVLTKNNPKAVLSAIDPFTNSEGKTAKPVSAPNGMYIMIPKSSKHAVEAIKYLDWMSTDGHLQYIQNGIEGEHYKLEDGVPVSIPDLSVESSNKLSGGGDIGIIANGRIFESQEKNNEAFVKSFRTQYQDIIAKSLTISTTNPIEPVFTSRPIEAESKYGTTLSDKIKQLMVKSTMVSPSEFEVTYESMLKDYMSSGGQAILDERKAAYSEQK